The Bacillus zhangzhouensis region CATGGAGGAATTGAATATCAAGAATAAGACGCAGGTTCAGACATGGGTGAGGTGGCATAAGGTTGGGGATACACAACGGTTCGAACAGCCTGTTGGAAAACAATATACCTATGGAAAGGGGCCCGAGTACTCTTCCGAATTAGAGAGACTACAGGCAGAAAATCGCTATCTGAGTCAACAGAATGAAGTTTTAAAAAAGTACAACGAATTGGAAAGGAAGTTGATAAGGAAACATCAATCAAACTGGTAGAAGAATTGTGCAAAACGATGACAGTACAGGACATTTGTGTCCACTTAGGCATCTCACGTAGTTCGTACTATAGATGGAAAAAGGATCGGACTCAGAATCATTCTAAAAGACAGCTAGAGAAACAAATCGGCACGTTGTGCCGAGAGCACAAGTATCGATATGGATATCGAAAAATCACAGCCCTACTAAAAATGAGAATGCGTATTAACCATAAAACTGTTCAACGTATTATGCAGAAAAACCAGTGGCAGTGCCGGGTTAAAATGAAAAAGCGTAAGAAGAATGGGCAGCCCTATGCCGTGGCCGGTAATGTACTGGAACGAAACTTTCAGTCTGATCGCCCTCTTGAAAAACTAGTAACAGACATCACATATTTGCCTGATGGACAGAAACCATTGTACCTTTCCAGTATATTGGATTTATATAATGGAGAAGTGATTGCTTTTACGATTGGTGATAAGCAGGACACAGACTTTATCTTAAACACACTTGATCAGCTCCCAGCACTGCCTGAGAACTGCGTGTTACATAGCGACCAAGGTTCTGTGTATACATCTTACGAGTATCAGAAAGCTGTTCATATAAAAGGCATTACCATGAGCATGTCCCGTAAAGGGACACCCGCTGATAATGCCTCCATCGAATCGTTTCATTCCACGCTAAAGTCTGAAACGTTCTATCTTAACAGGATTGACCGAACTACAACTTCCATCGTAGAACGCACTGTCAAAGAATACATTTATTATTATAACAACATTCGTATTCAAACGAAACAACCAATCACCGATAAACGATCGGCAATTGGCTGTATAAAGGTGTTTTGATCCCTGTCTCAAAAACGGGGGTCAGTCCCTTTGGCAGGGGTTTTCGTTTTTTATGATAATAACGTGTAATCAAATTGCTGATCAATCAGTACGATTACATGATAAGTGAGCAGAGTTACAGATGGATAATTCCCGCCTGTACCGCGACACCTACAGCTTCCGCCCGTGTGTCTACACCAAGTTTATTATAAATACTAGTGAGTTTAGCTTTAACTGTTCTTTCAGAAATTCCTAAATCATAAGCTATGTCCTTGCTTTTAGAGCCGCGGGCAACAGCCTGTAATATAATAATTTCTTTATCTGTTAACTTTACTTTGTATTTAACCTCTTGCTTCATCAAATTTTTCTTATAATTATGAATTCGTTCTGTTATTTCAGGTTGCAGTAATGTTTCTCCCTTAATAGCGGCTTCCATTGAACGGAATAACTTTTCGGCGCTGGTATCCTTCAACAAATATCCCTGTGCTCCTGCCTCTAAACCTTCTGTCATCAGCTTATCTTCGTTGTAGGTAGTTAAAATAATAATAGGTATAGAAGGATTATTTTTTTTAATTTTTTTAATAGCATCCAGCCCATTCATTACTGGCATATACAAATCCATCAAGATGACATCAGGTTTTAACTCCTCAGCCAAACGGATTGCTTCTGCTCCATTTTCTGCTGCTCCTGTAATAATGTATTCATCACTTGTTTCGATAAGCAGTTTGAGTCCTTTTCTTACTACTAAATGATCATCAACAATTAATACTTTATATTGCATTTTAATCTGCTCCTTGACATGGTATCTGTACAAATATCTTTGTTCCTTTGTTTTGTATACTTTTAATCTGAATTTTTCCTCCCAAGATACGGACTCTTTCATTCAAACCTACCAAACCGTAATGACCTTCTTGACCTATTTTTAAATCTGGATCAAAACCAATGCCATCATCCCTTATACAAATATTAAGATTTTCTTCGTTGTCTTTTTTTACAGATAACCATAAATTATTTGCTTGAGCGTGTCTAGCGATATTTAATAAACATTCACTTATGATTGGTAAGCTTTGTTCGGTTACAGTGTTTGAAAGTTCATGTTGTATTACATAGAAATCGAAATGACATGCTAAACCTGTAGACAGTTTAATATGGTTTAACTGTTCTACAATATTTTGCTTAAAATCATACTTTTCATTTGAATGAAGTCTTAAATCATCTATTGCTAATCTAGCATCTGCCAATGTTTCACTTACCCCTTTCATTGACTGGTTCACAATTTCTTTTGCTAATACATCATTTCCTTTTGATAAATGGATATTTATAGCCTCTAACTGTATTTTTAAACCTGCCAACCCCTGAGCCAGTGTGTCATGCAAATCTCGTGCTATACGTTGCCGTTCGTTATGCAGAGTTAAACGCTCTACTTCTTGATTAGCTAGTTCCACTTCTTCAAGTACACGTTGCAGCCTTATTCTTGCATTCACCTGATTGAAAAATATTACGGCATAAGCAATGATTACGATCATTGCCGGTAAAGCAATGATAAGGAAGATAGGAAGGTCGTGAAGGGGAACAATAACAAAGGTGTTAATTGTAAATAAAGTGAAGATGATTAGGAACAAGTAAACCTTTTTACGGCCTAATATCCCAATAATCTGGCCAACTAACAATGGATACAATGTTATGACAACACCGGGGAAGTTTTCCATCATAAAAGCACTGATGTATACTAAAGATGCTTGCAGAATAAAGTACAGCCAATATTTTTTTGGTAAAAAAAGATTCGAGTACCAATAAACCACGCCAAAAAGTATCATTAAGAATGTAAAAATAACATGCGAATAAAAGGAAGGATGACTTAGAAATTGCACTACCATACAAATGATATAAGTAACAAATATCCATATTATTCCGGGTATTCTGGCGGCAATCATGTTATTGCTCTCTTTTTCAATAGAAGCTTTGCTGATAAACGTTGTGTTCATTTTAGTTCACTTCCCTTATAACAAATATAATACGTTCTATCAGTTGAATCTGCCCTTTCGGGTATATGACTTATTTTACTCTCTCCCTCTTTAGTGAAAGACTGATCTTTGCGTTTAAATCATTTAGAAATTGCCTCACTTAGCTTCTTCTTGCCACTCGGTAAGTCAATTTGATCTAGCAGGAATCTTTTATTTTTCTTGTTGTTTATAACCTTTTCTGAATTGTAATGCTTTTCTAATAGACACTTTCTCAACTAGTATACCCTTGTTTTTTAGAGCTTTTATAATTGATTCGATACTCTTCATATCATCATCCTCACTTAAAATGAACCTATGCTTCATTTATTTTATTGTTTTTCACACAACAAAAAAATGTACGTAAGGGCATATTTGCTCTCTTTTACTCCTTGTATAATTGTTTACATTATTTTTTTAAAACATTGCCCTTTCGTACATTGTGGACGAAACAGAATCAACACTAAAATGAAGAATAATGGAAAATTTATAATTTTAAGGAGGAATTAAGGTGTCTATTCATCATCCAAAGGGGAACGATAACATGCAAATTGATTTTATGAACGAAGATTTTGTCCGCAATCCATTTCCAGTGTACAAATACATGCGTGAAAATGAATCGATAAGTCGTTTTTTCTTGCCAAATGGTGTTCCTGCATGGCTAGTTACACGTTATAAAGATGCAGCAGAAATATTGAATGATTCCCGTTTTGTTACTAACTTTAAAAACAATGAAAAGCAGAACTTACCTTTGCATAGAGAGATTGTATCTCAAAATCTTCTTAGTGTTGAACCTAGTGATCATCGCCGGTTAAGACGTTTAGTTCAGAAGGCTTTCACTCCTCGAATGGTGGAAAACCTTAGAGGGCGTATAGAGGATATAACGAATGAACTTCTTGATAAGGTTCAATATAAAAAAGAAATGAAATTGATAGAGGATTTTGCCTTTCCTTTGCCTATTCATGTGATATGTGAAATGTTAGGTGTTCCTACTGAAGATCAAGATATGTTCAAGAGATGGTCAAACATTATTATGGACAGTGCCATGCACCCTACGGAACAAGCCGATGAGGGCTTGAAATCATTCATAGATTATTTACAAGTGCTGATAAGAAAAAAACGGAGTGCACTTCAAGAAGATCTGATAAGTGATTTAATAAGAGTAGAAGAAAATGGAGAGGTAATTACCGAGCATGAAATGTATGCGCTTGTATTTGTTCTTATTCTTGCAGGGCATGAAACTACAGTAAATTTAATTGGTAATGGAGTAGTGACTTTATTAGAACATCCAGACCAAAAAGAGAAACTTCTCAATCAACCTGATCTTATTCATTCCGCACTGGAGGAAATGTTAAGATACAACGGACCTGTGGAAGTAAGTAATGTTAGATGGGCCACAGAGGATATAGAATTTAGCGGGAAAAAATTTAGAAAGGGAGATATGATAATTATTTCCTTAGCTTCAGCAAACCGAGATGAGGAAATCTTTGAAAATGCTGATACTTTCGACATCACTCGTAAGATAAATAATCACGTTGCTTTTGGTAAAGGTGTTCATTATTGTCTCGGAGCTCCTTTAGCTAGACTAGAAGGTGAAATTGCAATAACGACTTTGTTTCAAAGAATGCCTAATCTGCGTTTGAAAACTGATCTTGATTTACTAAAATGGCGGAAGAGTATGATCATTCGAGGACTAAGTGAGATACCTCTATTGTTTTAAAATAAGAGTTGTTCAATGTCAACAATCAGTAATGGGGCTGGGTTTTCAACTAAAGCGGTAGGTGGGAATTCTATTGTTAAAAAAAACATCTGTTTTTTTAGTCGTGATTATACTGCTCGTCATAAGTTTTTGGAAAAAAGATACTTGGATTGATATCATAAAAGAAGGAAAATCAATTTCTACTCTAATTAGTATAATGATGATTGCAATAACTGCAAATTTTCCTATCATACCATTTATTTTAGCAGTTGGGATAATTGTAGCTGTTTTTGGTATTCTAAAAGGTGCTTTAATAACGTTAGTAGGAGTTTGCGGTGGTGCTTTAATTATTTTTTTTCTTACAAGGTACAGCATACAAGATTGGGCGAGAAAAAAAATAATTAAATATCGTGGCATACAAAATTATGATCATTATTTTGCTGAAAATGCTTTTAAAAATGTGTTTTTTTTAGGAGGGCTTTTTCCTATTATTCCTTCTCCGATCATGAGTAGCTTATGTGGGTTGAGTAACATTCGATGGACTGTATTTTTCTTTGCTTCATTATTAGGTCAGATTCCAAGAGTTTTCATTATGACTATATCAACTGCAAATTTTCCTACTAACAAATTATTATCGATTGGTGTATATGGAACTTACCTTGCAGTAGTTATGGTCTTTGGTTTTAAAAAGTTTCCGCACGTAATCAGACTGACCAGGAGATAATGTATAGTTTTATAAACAGTTCTTTTTATTCACCATTTTTTCACCACAATTCATAAAATCGTAGAAGTGGCTACTTTAGCAGATGTGGAACCAATAACCACTAAATTGCTACGCCCGTTTGCTTCCCAGAATAATAAAAAATGATTTTAATCAGTGTAAATAAATGAATGTCATAGAATAAGGGGATTAGAATGTATATATGTTTTTACTAAGTGAGGGCCTAGTGTCCGCGGGGAAGCCATATTTAGTGAAGGCTTTAAACAGTAAATTTCCTTATTGTATTTGAATGAAAGATACACTTGAGATGAGTGATGAAAGAGAGGCGTTGTGCCTTTCTTTTTTATTCGCAAATGTTACTGTCAAGTCACCAATGAATTTAGAGAGTATGCTGTCCAGACTGTGCGTTGTCAATTAACGGAAACCTGATTGATTCAAATTGATATTGCTGTTGAAATCAATTATTTTCTTGACGGAGAACAGTGCGTAACAGCCTTGGACGGGCTAGGTTATTCATATAAATGGACCATTCTATAAAGGGGATAGTGTCACCATGTGTTCTTTTTAATCAATAAATTGCAATTATTTCCGATTCATGCTATAATAAAAAGTAATTATTTTTGTTCGGCGTAAAGGATAGTATGAAGATTGATTTTTCGTCTTGAGGGTACTTTGGGCAAGGATAGTATAATACATTGTGTGGTAAACGCACGAGGAGGCAACAATCATGGAACAAGGTACAGTAAAATGGTTTAACGCAGAAAAAGGTTTTGGATTTATCGAACGTGAAGAAGGAGACGATGTATTCGTACATTTCTCAGCTATCCAAGGCGACGGATTCAAATCTTTAGACGAAGGTCAAAAAGTAACATTTGACGTAGAGCAAGGTTCTCGTGGAGCTCAAGCTGCTAACGTCCAAAAAACTGCTTAATCTTCATTTCTAAAAACAGGTTCTGTAAAGAGCCTGTTTTTTGTGCTTTTATTTATTTTCTTCAATTAAAAACCCTACTCAGCGTACAAGTAGGGAGATGTTACAAGGTAATCGTAAAAAAATTCATGCTTCAAAGGTTTATCAACAGTATAGCATATTGAATTTACAATATGCGGAATTTGTCTAAATAAATTCTTTTTTCTTTTATAAGTTGAAGGGTGGACATGTTCATAGAGAACATGTATTCAAAAATGGTGAGGGATGCCCGAGACCGGCAGAGTTCTTAACAGAAACTTTTTATTTGTTTTTCTGTAATCCCTTTGATGACTTCTAATTCACTTAGCAAAAACTCATGGGCATCATCTAGCATTTTCTTTTCACTTGTATTTAGTGCTTTCTCTTTCTTCATACGCATCAGGTCACGTACAACTTCGGCACCCTCTTGGATGCTACCCGTTTTTATTTTGTTTGTATTAATTGTATGCCGTTCTTTCCATGTCAGCATTTGATCTGATTTGCCATGTTGGAAAATGTGCATTACATTGTTTAATGCCAGTATATCTGTAACAGGTCTAATACGTGAACTCGACATTTTCCGTGTTGGAATCATCACTTTCATATGACTAATTGACATTTTAATCACATAATACTGTTGTTTTTCATCAGAAAATTCTCTTTCTTCTATGGCTTCAATAATACCTGCTCCGTGCATTGGATAAACAATGTTATCACCAATTTGAAACATATCATCCACCTCCATATCATGTACCTACTTTAAGGGTATCACACTTAGAGGTTAAATAATCAAATTTTTAATAATACATGTTTATTTATTTATTGTCAATAAATATAATTCTAAAAAAAGGCGATTATTTTGAAGGAATTTTGGTTGTGATTGTTTTTTTATTATCCATGATTTTTTAACATATCCTCAAGATTCCCTGCTATCAGAAAAACAGAAATCCACCATTAAAAAAAGACCAGCTTGAGCTAGTCTTTCCAAATAGAATCCGATCATAATGTCGAAATATCAATGACAAACCGGTAACGCACATCGCTTTTCAGCACACGTTCATACGCTTCATCAACTTGATCTGCGGTGATCACTTCAATTTGTGGTGCGATATTGTGAGCAGCTGCGAAATCGAGCATTTCTTGTGTTTCTTGGATGCCGCCAACGAGTGAACCAGCAATGCTGCGGCGGCCGGAAATTAATGAAAAGACGTGGAATTGATCCGGCTTAGGCGGTGCACCGACGTTTACCAAGGTTCCATCTACACGGAGTAAGGACAAATAGGCATCCACATTAATGTTGGCAGAGACCGTATTGAGAATGAGGTCGTACTGACCGGCTAGTGTCTGAAACGTATCAGGATCACTTGTAGCAAAATAGTCTTTTGCGCCAAATGACAGCGCCTCTTCTTTTTTATTCAAAGAGCGGCTCAATACCGTCACATCGGCGCCCAGAGCACTCGCGAATTGAATGGCAACATGACCGAGTCCGCCCATTCCGACAATGGCAACTTTTTTGTCAGGACCTGCCTTCCAGTGCTTTAATGGTGAATAAGTTGTAATGCCAGCACAGAGAAGAGGACTTGCGGCATCAAGAGGCAGTTGATCAGGAATGCTGACGACAAATCGTTCAGTCACGACAATTTTTTGGCTGTAGCCGCCATAAGTCGGTTTCCCGTCATAGTCAAGGCAGTTATACGTTTGGACGACGCCTTTCGTGCAATACTGCTCGTCTCCATTTTGACAATATTCACAGGTGCCGCAGGAATCCACAAAGCAGCCAACGCCTACACGGTCTCCGATCTGAAACTTCGTCACATCATTCCCTACAGCTGTAACGATCCCAGTAATTTCATGACCAGGAACCATCGGGAAAATGCCGCCGCCCCATTCATCAAAAGCGCTGTGGATATCTGAATGACAGATCCCGCTAAATTGAATATCAATTAAAATATCATGTGGACGAAGTTCTCTTCGTTCAATGGTAGCCCGTTCAAAGTTCGCTTTGGCATGTGAAACACTTAAAACGTTTGATTGGTGCGTCTGACACATTCTTGATCATCCTTTCAAAAATAAGATTCGATTCTTTCTTCTATACTGTACGCCTTAAAGTGAACTATAAGTCAACAGAAACCATCTGTGATAACGAATTCAGGCTTTTACAATATTCTTGAATAAAGAATTGAACCAAAAGCATCTTGCTTTCTTTTTCAAAATGGAGATGATGAGGAAAGGGAGATCGGAAGGTAAGAGAAAGAAGGAGGGACACAATGAAAATAGCACAAGCTGCAAAACAGCTCGATTTATCTACTGCGACACTTAGATATTATGAAAATATTGGTTTGATTAGGCATATCAAACGAGACGATCATGGGATTCGTGATTATACAGAGGATGATATTCAATGGATTGAATTTATCAAGTGTATGAGAAATGCGGGGCTCTCGATTGATGCGCTTAGAGAATATACAGCCTTATTTTTTGAGGATGATGATCATACGTTATCTTCGCGAAAAAACATTTTGGTCAATGAACGAGAAAGACTTGTCCAAAAACAAAAGGAAATCGAAGAAACCATTAAACGATTGGATTTCAAAATAGAAAGTTATGAAGACATTATCCACAATCATGAGAAAAAACTCGCTCATCAGCTGAAAACTAGTTCTAATTAATCGAAGAGAAGCCTGTGAACAGGTTTTTTTGATAGAGTTATCTTTTTGTGTAACGCACCCAGTTATAATGTGCATGGAGAGGTGTAACACCGTTGTAGGAGCTAAGCCATTCATCGACACCTGCACCATTCCACAGGTTCATCATAATTTCTCCTGATGTTTGAGGAATTTGAGTCGTGGCAGTGTGCTTTAATTGCCCATCGACATACCATTTGATGGAGTTTGGCTGCCAGTCAAATGCATACGTGTGATAAGAGTTCGAAACCGTTGTTAAACGGTTCATAAAACGACCGGCTCGTTTGTGCTGAGTCACTTGCAGCAAATGTGGACAAACTCGAGGATAATCCAGTGACAAGCAGCATCAACATTCGTTTCAACGGTATATATTCGTATTCTCCTCCCCTTTTAGAAAGCGCTTTCTAGTGTGTATTTCTTTTAAAATGGAAAATTGGTCTAAATAATGATAAACAGTTTGCATCAGAATTGAAAGAAGGATAATAAGTAAAAAAATAAGATTGACAATGCGGACAGTTGTCCGTAAGATAATATTGGGACAATTATCCTAAGAAAAACCTAAAGTGTTTTGATTGAACACATAGAGATGAGTGTCATGTGGATGAAGGGAAAGAAGGTGAAGATGGTGGAAAAGGATATTGGCGAGGAAATTGAAGAGATCGCTTTCTCTTTGTTTCAAGAATTTGGTGTAGAAAATGTCAGTATGCATAAAATTGCGAAAACAGCTGGTGTTGGGCAGGGCACTCTTTATCGCCGCTACGCCAATAAAAGTGATCTATGTCTTTCTATCCTTGGGAAGAGATTTGAACAGCTGATCCCAGCTTTGCATCTTTACTTGAGCAAAATAAGTGATCAGCCGGTTCGTGAACGTTTGCGTTATGTTCTTGAAGAAATTCATCTGATCGTCGGTCACCATCTAGACTGGATTCGGATGCTCACAATTTCTGGGAATTTAGAGCAGACAAGTAAAGTATATGAGAGTCATTACAGTCAATCACTTAGACAAATCATTCGTGATTTGCTTGAGGAAGCGAGAGAAAAGGGAGAAGCAAACATACAGGATATAGAACTGACAACGTTATGTATGTCCTCTCCAATGACGCCTGAGCTCATGTTTTATATACATGAATCTGGCTATTCAATCGAAAAAATTGCTCAATTTGCTGCAGAAAAACAGATTTTATCCGTCTTTCAATAGACATGAAAGTGGCTCATTTCTGACCACCCTGACTTCCTAAGGTTCATCTAAATTGAAAAAGAAAAGGAGCCAACTTAATATGAACAAACAGAAAGCAGCAGCTTCTGAAATTCGAACGCTGCCCATTATTATTTCTTTTATCACGGCTGGATTTATTGGCCTGTTCAGTGAAACGGCATTAAACATGGCGCTGAGAAGTTTAACGTTAGACTTTGGAATTGAAGCGACGACTGCTCAGTGGCTGACAACAGGATATTTATTAACACTTGGTATTCTCGTACCGATTTCAGGACTCATTCTTCAATGGTTTACGACAAGACAGCTTTTCATTACATCGCTCGTCTTTTCAATCATCGGAACATTTATTGCGGCGGTTGCGCCGGTCTTTAGTATATTAATGGTAGCACGTGTCGTGCAGGCAGTCGGCACAGCATTGCTTCTGCCATTGATGTTTAATACGATTTTGGTCATCATCCCGCCTCATAAACGAGGCAGATCGATGGGGATTATTGGTCTTGTGATCATGTTTGCACCAGCTGTCGGCCCGACAGTCTCTGGTCTTATTCTGAAATCGTTGACGTGGCATTGGATTTTCTGGATTTCACTTCCTTTATTGATTGCTGCACTAGTATTTGGATATATCTTTATGCAAAATATTACAGAACCAACAAGACCGAAAATCGATATCTTATCAATTGTGCTTTCAACCATTGGTTTCGGCGGAATTGTATATGGCTTTAGCAGTGCCGGAGAAGGCAGCGGCTGGAGCAGTATGCATGTCATCGTTGCAATTGTAGTTGGTGTCATAGGGATTCTCGTGTTCTCCTTAAGACAGTTGAACATGAAAGAACCAATGCTGAACTTAAGCCCGTTTAAATATCCGATGTTTGTCATTGGGTTACTTCTGATTTTAGTGTGTATGATGGTGATGCTGTCTGCTATGATGATTTTGCCATTGTATCTGCAAACGTCCTTGGCGCTTTCTACATTTACAGCAGGTTTAATGCTATTGCCAGGTGGAATTATCAACGGACTGCTATCCCCAATCATGGGTGGTCTATTTGATAAGTTTGGTCCAAAATGGCTTGTCATTCCAGGTCTTGTCATTGTCGCAGCGACGATGTTTGGCTTTACGAATCTAAGTGTGAATACGTCGATTGGATTCATTGTAACCCTTCATATTGCATTAATGATCGGAATTGCGATGATCATGATGCCTGCTCAAACAAATGGATTGAATCAGCTGCCGCCAGAGCTATATCCGCATGGTACAGCGATTATGAATACATTGCAGCAGGTGGCAGGAGCCATTGGTACTGCGATCGGTATCTCGATCCTTTCATCAGGAGCTCGCAGCTTTATGGAAAATGTATCTGATCCCGCAAATCCGATGAATCAGCTGCTCGCCTTTACAAATGGCGTCCAGCATGCATTTATTTTTGCAGTGATCATGACGATCATCGGTTTGATTATTGCCTTCTTCATTAAACGAGTGAAGGTAGAACAGCAAGTATCATAAGAAAGATGAAAAGCACTGAGGACATAGCGCCGCAGTGCTCTTTTATTTATTCAATGATTGTTTCAAAGAGTAACTAAGAAATGAATAAGATCATAAACTTAGCTCTCGTCAACCCAGCAGAGAAGGATTCACTATCTGAAGAAGCCGAGCAATATGCTGCCAAGTTAAAAGAAGCGGGGGTAGACATCATCTACAAACAATTTAAAGGAGTTCCATACGGAAATTTAGTCATTTAACTATATACCTTTAGACTCATGCTGATGAATGAAGGCATGGTATAAAGTAAATCCTATAGATAGAGTTTAGCCATCAAATGAGGAAAAGAGATGATCCAATGAACATGATAAAATGGATAGGTGCAGTCCTTCTTTCTGTTTTATTACTGGTGACAGCAGCCTGTGCGAACACAGGCACTCAAGAGAATACTCAAAGCGAAAAAGAAAACGTATCCAGTGAAACAAAAGAGAAAAACAATGCGCTTGAGACAGGAAATAAGTCCTTATCTAATATTAAGGTATTGGCCACAGGCGGGACGATTGCTGGCAGTTCAGACAGTGATACAGATACGACGGGCTATAAATCTGGTTCACTCGGCATCGATAAAGTCATTGCTTCAGTTCCACAGCTGAAGGATATTGCAAATGTCACTGGTGAGCAGGTTGCGAATGTCGGCAGTGAAAATGTTGATAACGTTCTCCTTTTAAAATTAGCCAAACGAGTGAATGAACTATTAAAAGATGATCAAGTAGATGGCATTGTCATTACGCATGGAACAGACACACTTGAAGAAACAGCTTACTTTTTACATCTGGTTGTCAAAAGTGATAAGCCTGTTGTGATCGTTGGCTCAATGAGACCAGCATCGGCTATCAGTGCGGATGGCCCGCTTAACTTGTATCATGCGGTGAAAATTGCTTCAACCAAAGAAGCGAAGGGCAAAGGGGTCATGGTCACATTAAATGACCGAATTGCATCGGCTCGATTTGTTACGAAAACAAACACGACCACAACCGATGCCTTCAAGTCACTTGAGCAAGGATATATCGGAGAAATAGCTGGTGAAGTGGTTTCCTTTTATAACGAACCGACAAGAAAACATACGACTGAAAGTGAATTTGATGTATCAAAGATAAAAGAATTGCCGCAAGTCGATATTTTATATGGCTATCAAAATGATC contains the following coding sequences:
- a CDS encoding DHA2 family efflux MFS transporter permease subunit, which translates into the protein MNKQKAAASEIRTLPIIISFITAGFIGLFSETALNMALRSLTLDFGIEATTAQWLTTGYLLTLGILVPISGLILQWFTTRQLFITSLVFSIIGTFIAAVAPVFSILMVARVVQAVGTALLLPLMFNTILVIIPPHKRGRSMGIIGLVIMFAPAVGPTVSGLILKSLTWHWIFWISLPLLIAALVFGYIFMQNITEPTRPKIDILSIVLSTIGFGGIVYGFSSAGEGSGWSSMHVIVAIVVGVIGILVFSLRQLNMKEPMLNLSPFKYPMFVIGLLLILVCMMVMLSAMMILPLYLQTSLALSTFTAGLMLLPGGIINGLLSPIMGGLFDKFGPKWLVIPGLVIVAATMFGFTNLSVNTSIGFIVTLHIALMIGIAMIMMPAQTNGLNQLPPELYPHGTAIMNTLQQVAGAIGTAIGISILSSGARSFMENVSDPANPMNQLLAFTNGVQHAFIFAVIMTIIGLIIAFFIKRVKVEQQVS
- a CDS encoding alpha/beta hydrolase, producing the protein MNKIINLALVNPAEKDSLSEEAEQYAAKLKEAGVDIIYKQFKGVPYGNLVI
- a CDS encoding type II asparaginase; the encoded protein is MNMIKWIGAVLLSVLLLVTAACANTGTQENTQSEKENVSSETKEKNNALETGNKSLSNIKVLATGGTIAGSSDSDTDTTGYKSGSLGIDKVIASVPQLKDIANVTGEQVANVGSENVDNVLLLKLAKRVNELLKDDQVDGIVITHGTDTLEETAYFLHLVVKSDKPVVIVGSMRPASAISADGPLNLYHAVKIASTKEAKGKGVMVTLNDRIASARFVTKTNTTTTDAFKSLEQGYIGEIAGEVVSFYNEPTRKHTTESEFDVSKIKELPQVDILYGYQNDQKYMYDAAVKAGTKGIVVAAAGNGTMSTEAIKGAADAVKKDVILVRSSRTGNGIVTHEKTDDEQHFVSSDSLNPQKARILLMLALTKTKDPNEVQRYYEQY